Below is a window of Pseudodesulfovibrio sp. 5S69 DNA.
CCTGTGGGGCTGGACCCCGAGGTGCCGGTTTACGCCGACCAGGAGCTCATGACCGAGATCGACTGGGTGGCCGGGGCCAACAAGGGCGACACCCATGTGCGGCACCTGTCGCTCAAACGCGACTGCGCCATCGAGAAGTTTCACGACCTGCGCGTCATCGAGCCCACCGACCCCTGCCCCGAGTGCGGCGGCGAGATCGAGTTCACCAAGGGCATCGAGGTCGGCCACGTGTTCAAGCTCGGCCTCAAGTATTCCGAGAAGATGGAAGCCACTTTCCTGGACGAGAACGGCAAGACCCAATACATGATCATGGGCTGCTACGGCATCGGCGTGTCCCGTATCGTGGCCTCGGCCATCGAGCAGAACAACGACGAGAACGGCTGCTGCTTCCCGCCGTCCATTGCACCGTTCGAGGTCTGCCTGATCTCGCTGGGCGGCAAGGACCAGGACGTGGCCGACAAGGCCGAGGAGCTCTACGGCGAACTGAAAAAGCTCGGCGTGGACGTGGCCTTCGACGACCGCAAGGAACGTCCGGGCGTCAAGTTCGCCGAGGCCGACCTGATCGGCTACCCCATGCAACTCGTGCTCGGCGGCAAGGGACTCAAGAACGGCATCATCGAAGCCAAGGACCGCAAGACCGGCGAAAAGATCGAACTTCCCCTCGACACCTTCGCCGCGTCCTTCGCCGACTGGCGAAATCAGATCTGGAATAACTGGGGCCTCGAAACCCCCTAGATTCCGTACGCTCGTTGACATTGCAAACTCCCCGGCGCGGAATCGCGCCGGGGAGTTTTTTGTTTGCCTCCGGCGGCCGGGGAAGGAGAAGGAAACCCTTTGAGAAAAGGGTTTCCTCTCCCTCTCCGATCCGATCCCTCATCCTTCCTAAACTTTATCTGCGCTTCGCGGGGTGGCGGGTTGAGGGGAGGGTACTCTTCAGGGATGCGTTGTAGTGGGTGATGGAGCACGGCAAGTGGCGTCCGCACAGCTCCCGCGAAGCGGCGCTAAAAAGTTTTGAAGGGGAGTCCAGAGGGGAAACTTTTTCAAAAGTTTCCCCTCTGGCCGCCGGAGGCATCCGGCATTCTCCCTCTCCGCGCTTTCCGGTTGAAGCGTGGGGGTGGGGGTGGTAGGTTGTGATCGGCCGGGAAAACCGTATGGGAGAGAGAACATGACAATCGAAAGCGGCATTGCATTGGCCTTGGCGACGCTGGTGTTCGCGTGCATTCCCGGGCCGGGCATTTCGGCCGTGGTGGCGCAGTCGCTGGCGCGCGGGTTCAGGGCCGGGGCCGGGTTCACCTGCGGGCTGGCGCTCGGCGACGTGTGTTATCTGCTGACCGCCCTGTTCGGCATGGGCTGGGTGGCTTCGCAGATCGGGCCGTATTTTGTTGTTCTGAAATGGGCGGGCGCCGCCTACCTGGTGTTCATGGGCGTGAAGTGCTGGCGGGCCAGGCCCAGTGTCGAGCAGGCCGGGTGCGCCCTGCCGGTTCGTCCGGGCCGCAGCTTCCTGGCCGGGCTGTGCGTGACGCTGGGCAACCCCAAGGCCATCGCCTTCTATTGCGGCTTTTTGCCCGGCTTCGTGGACATGCAGACCCTGACCGGCACCGACGTGGCCCTGGTCATGTCCATCATCGTCCCGATCATCGCCACGGTCCCGCTGGTCTACGCCGCACTTGCCGCGCGCGGCCGCCACGCCATCCGCTCGACCCGGCTGTGGAAGGCCATGAACCGCACGGCGGGCACGATCATGATCGGCGCGGGCGTTGCCATCGCTTCGGAGTAAAATGAAATAACCCGGACCCCCGGCCTCTTTCCTCCCGCGAAGCGGCGATAAAAAGTTTAGGAAGGATGAGGGGATGGGGGTCCGGGAAGGGGAGAAGGGAAGCCCTTTTCAAAGGGTTCCCTTCTCCCCTTCCCCCGGCCGCCGGAGGCATTCCTTGTCCAATATACTGACCGTTTCCGAACTGACCAAATCCGTCAAGGCCCTGCTGGAGGCCGAGTTCCCGTTCGTGTGGGTGCGGGGGCAGGTATCGAATCTGGCGCGTCCGGCGTCCGGGCATGTGTATTTCACGCTGACGGACGGGGACGCGGCATTGAGCGTGGTCTGGTTCAAGTCTTCGCAGCGCTCGGCCGAGCCGGTGCGGCTGGGCGCGGACAGGGTCAACCCGCTGACCGGGGAGATCGAGGAGGACGAGGGCGGCACGGCCTTGACCGGCAGCGGGCTGGAGGACGGCATGGAGGTGCTCTGCGCCGGGCGGCTGAACGTGTACGAACCGCGCGGGCAGTACCAGTTGGTGGCCGAGCTGGTCCAGGCGCAGGGCGTGGGCGACCTGGCCGTGGCCTTCGAGGCGCTCAAGAAGAAGCTGGCGGCCAAGGGGTATTTCGACGAGGACCGCAAACTGGAGCTGCCGCGCGACCCCAAGCGGGTGGCGGTGGTCACCTCCAGGTCGGGCGCGGCCATCCGGGATTTTTTGCGCATCGCGGACACGCGCGGCACCGGGGCGGAGATCCGCATCTATCCGGTGCTGGTCCAGGGCGACCGGGCCCCGGCGCAGATCGCGGCGGCGCTGGACCAGGTGGACGACGAGGGCTGGGCCGAGGTGGCCGTGCTCATCCGCGGCGGCGGGTCGCTGGAGGATTTGTGGGCCTTCAACACCGAGGAGGTGGCGGACGCCATCTACCGGGCGCGGTTGCCGGTGATCACCGGCGTGGGGCATGAGCCGGACGTGTCCATCGCGGATTTCGTGGCCGACAAGCGGGCGGCCACCCCGACCCACGCGGCCCAAGAGCTGTGGCCCCGGCGCGAAACCCTGGCCCAGAAGGTGGACGTGCTCGATTTGGGGCTGACGCGGGCCTATGCGGCCTGGCTGTCGGGCAAGGAAGGGGAGTTCGAGCACCTGCGCAAGGCCCTGGTCTGGCTGTCGCCCCAGCGGCGGCTGGAGCGCATGGAGGACCGCTTTTCCGCGCTCATGTCCCGCTTGCAGGGGGCGGGGCTGGACCATTATTTCGAACGCGCCGAACAGGGGGCGCGGGCGGCCGAGGGACTTTCTCGCGCCCTCGGCACACACCGGCTGGACGGCCTTTCGCACGACGCGGCCGGGCTGGCGCACCGTCTGGGCCGGGCCTTCGGGCCGGGATGCGTGGACGGACTTGCCGGGGCCGTGGACGGGCTCGGGCGCAGGCTGGACAAGTCCGGGCGCGGGGCGGCCGAGGGTGCGGCCCAGCGGCTGGCCGTGCTGGAGACCGCGTTGCGCGGGCTGGACCCCGAAGGACCGCTGGAGCGCGGGTACGCCCTGGTGCGAGTGGCCGGGACCGGCGAATTTTTACGTGACCCGAGAAGGGTGACGAAGGGCGATGCACTTGATATCACGGTCCGTGACGGCCGCGTGGCGGCCACGGTAACGGACACCCGACCCAACGAGGAATAGCGATTTATGCGACGGTTTTTTCTACTGGTGATGTTGGCGGCCCTGCTTGGGCTCCCCTCGAATGCCCTGGCCCAGGATCAGGCCCCGGACCAGGCACGCCCCCAGGCACAGCCCCAGGGACAGGAGGAGACCTTCGGGCTCCAGGAGGGCGACGGCCCGGCCCTGGTGACCAAGGCCGACGCTGCGGCCGAGGAGCCCGCGCCGGTCAGGTCGGTTCCGGCCCTGGTATTGGCCGCGCCGCGCAAGGCGGGCGTGGGCAAACCGTTCCTGGTCCGGTTGACCTCGGACCTGCCGCTGGAGTCGGTGTCCGTGCACTGGCAGGGGCGCGAGGTGGTCCCGTCCATTTCGGTCTGGAACAACCGGCACGTGGCCCTGGCCATGCTCGGCACGGACGTGCTCACCGAGCGGCCCGGCAAGGAGGACCTGGTGGTCATCGCCTCGGTGGACGGCAAGGAGAGCACCCTGCGCCGCACCGTGCGCATCGTCCCGGAAAACTATCCGAAACAGGAGCTGACCCTGCCCGAGAAAATGGTCACCCCGCCCAAGGGCGTGTATGCGCGCATCGAGGCCGAGGGCAAGCAGACCGCGGCGGCCAAGAACACGGTCTCGGCCATGCGCATGTGGCGTCTGCCCCTGGAGCGGCCGGTGCAGGGCAAGGTGTTGTCCGTGTACGGCGCGCAGCGCATCCTCAACGGCAAGCCCAAAAACCCGCACCGGGGGCTCGACTTCCGCTCGGCCATGGGCAACCCTGTCAAGTGCGTGGCCGACGGCAGGGTCATCCTGGTGGGGGATCACTACTACGCGGGCAACTCGGTCTACGTGGACCACGGCAACGGGGTGGTCTCCATGTATTTCCACCTGTCCGAGCCCACGGTCAAGGAAGGCGACGAGATCAAGCGCGGCCAGACCGTGGGCCTGACCGGCATGACCGGTCGGGCCACCGGGCCACACCTGCACTTTTCCCTGTCGGTTCTGGGCGAGCTGGTCGACCCCGCACCGCTGTTCACCACGACAGCGGACAACATGCTGCAATAACAAACGGTTGATAACTATCCATGACGATTCGCAAGCTTTTCGGTAAGCGGCTGTTGCCGCCGCTTCCCTGTCTCGTCCTCCTTGCCTGCCTGTGTCTGCCGGTTTCGGCTCGGGCAGGCGGCATGGTCGATGTGACGGCCCCGGCCGCCGTGGGCAGGGGCAAGCCGTTCGTGGTCCGTATCTCCACCTGGTATCCGCTTGAGGACCTGGAG
It encodes the following:
- a CDS encoding LysE family translocator, whose product is MTIESGIALALATLVFACIPGPGISAVVAQSLARGFRAGAGFTCGLALGDVCYLLTALFGMGWVASQIGPYFVVLKWAGAAYLVFMGVKCWRARPSVEQAGCALPVRPGRSFLAGLCVTLGNPKAIAFYCGFLPGFVDMQTLTGTDVALVMSIIVPIIATVPLVYAALAARGRHAIRSTRLWKAMNRTAGTIMIGAGVAIASE
- the xseA gene encoding exodeoxyribonuclease VII large subunit, with the translated sequence MSNILTVSELTKSVKALLEAEFPFVWVRGQVSNLARPASGHVYFTLTDGDAALSVVWFKSSQRSAEPVRLGADRVNPLTGEIEEDEGGTALTGSGLEDGMEVLCAGRLNVYEPRGQYQLVAELVQAQGVGDLAVAFEALKKKLAAKGYFDEDRKLELPRDPKRVAVVTSRSGAAIRDFLRIADTRGTGAEIRIYPVLVQGDRAPAQIAAALDQVDDEGWAEVAVLIRGGGSLEDLWAFNTEEVADAIYRARLPVITGVGHEPDVSIADFVADKRAATPTHAAQELWPRRETLAQKVDVLDLGLTRAYAAWLSGKEGEFEHLRKALVWLSPQRRLERMEDRFSALMSRLQGAGLDHYFERAEQGARAAEGLSRALGTHRLDGLSHDAAGLAHRLGRAFGPGCVDGLAGAVDGLGRRLDKSGRGAAEGAAQRLAVLETALRGLDPEGPLERGYALVRVAGTGEFLRDPRRVTKGDALDITVRDGRVAATVTDTRPNEE
- a CDS encoding M23 family metallopeptidase, encoding MRRFFLLVMLAALLGLPSNALAQDQAPDQARPQAQPQGQEETFGLQEGDGPALVTKADAAAEEPAPVRSVPALVLAAPRKAGVGKPFLVRLTSDLPLESVSVHWQGREVVPSISVWNNRHVALAMLGTDVLTERPGKEDLVVIASVDGKESTLRRTVRIVPENYPKQELTLPEKMVTPPKGVYARIEAEGKQTAAAKNTVSAMRMWRLPLERPVQGKVLSVYGAQRILNGKPKNPHRGLDFRSAMGNPVKCVADGRVILVGDHYYAGNSVYVDHGNGVVSMYFHLSEPTVKEGDEIKRGQTVGLTGMTGRATGPHLHFSLSVLGELVDPAPLFTTTADNMLQ